Proteins from a genomic interval of Desulfitibacter alkalitolerans DSM 16504:
- a CDS encoding class I SAM-dependent methyltransferase, with the protein MDIDIRKAEFWDYVWEKARRRSSSKIGAAGYQEYPVDRWNKRAAGYAKQTSGETKTRRWFSVIEFFSKCSLEITPGMKILDIGSGPGSFAIPFAEMGAQVWALDPAENMIEILEKEAAKRNLTSIQTFTEKWEDIDLQSMGWFKNFDLVFASMSPGINSLDTIKKMLDASKSYCYISSFAGPRKYPLQETIAREILGEDYKTYTPDIIYPFNIVYAMGYLPNVLFEENYSEREVDLEDVYQEIITHIAMYTQITPEVQATVENYLQKNKNTENKVVKKTKSRIGMLLWQV; encoded by the coding sequence ATGGACATTGATATTAGAAAAGCAGAGTTTTGGGATTATGTATGGGAAAAAGCCAGAAGAAGATCAAGCTCAAAAATAGGTGCTGCAGGCTATCAGGAATATCCTGTTGATAGGTGGAATAAAAGGGCTGCTGGCTATGCAAAGCAAACCAGTGGAGAAACCAAGACCAGGAGATGGTTTTCTGTTATAGAGTTTTTCTCAAAATGCAGCCTTGAGATTACTCCGGGCATGAAAATACTGGATATTGGGTCTGGCCCTGGAAGCTTTGCCATACCTTTTGCTGAAATGGGGGCCCAGGTATGGGCTTTAGACCCTGCTGAAAATATGATTGAGATTTTGGAAAAAGAAGCTGCCAAAAGAAACCTTACCAGTATTCAAACCTTTACTGAGAAATGGGAAGATATTGATTTGCAATCCATGGGCTGGTTTAAAAATTTTGACCTTGTTTTTGCTTCCATGTCTCCAGGAATTAACAGTCTGGATACCATTAAGAAAATGCTTGATGCATCAAAGTCTTACTGCTATATAAGCAGCTTTGCTGGACCGAGAAAATATCCCCTTCAGGAGACAATAGCCAGGGAGATATTAGGAGAGGATTACAAAACCTACACACCAGACATTATATATCCTTTTAATATTGTGTATGCAATGGGCTACCTGCCCAATGTACTTTTTGAAGAAAATTATAGTGAAAGAGAGGTTGATCTGGAGGACGTTTACCAGGAGATCATTACTCATATTGCCATGTATACCCAGATCACCCCGGAAGTCCAGGCCACTGTAGAAAACTATCTCCAAAAAAACAAAAATACAGAAAATAAGGTTGTAAAGAAAACCAAGAGTCGTATAGGCATGCTTTTATGGCAGGTGTAG
- a CDS encoding DUF3784 domain-containing protein, producing MQSIVIVFYFIAVVFFIIGYLIRFQKMYNLMAGYKASSKKGNITDPEGLAREIFWLCMVLGVLFFIVPFFIHIPHAPPIIFGIAIFYSIIAVFRANMKYDRRFQKPPRQ from the coding sequence GTGCAGTCTATTGTGATAGTATTTTATTTTATTGCAGTTGTGTTTTTTATTATTGGGTACTTGATACGTTTTCAAAAAATGTATAATTTAATGGCTGGTTACAAGGCCAGCAGCAAAAAAGGCAATATTACAGATCCCGAGGGCCTGGCACGGGAGATTTTCTGGCTATGCATGGTACTAGGTGTGCTTTTTTTTATTGTACCCTTCTTCATCCATATTCCCCATGCTCCGCCCATTATTTTTGGAATAGCAATATTCTATAGTATTATTGCAGTTTTCAGGGCAAATATGAAATATGACAGGCGCTTTCAGAAGCCTCCACGCCAGTAG
- a CDS encoding rubrerythrin family protein has product MSTEKNLKEAFAGESQANRKYLAFAKKADEDGYGTVAKLFRATAEAETIHAHAHLRILGEIKSTRENLQAAVEGETYEFTKMYPDFIEEAEKEGHKQAQKSFELANEAEKVHGDLFKKALENIDQKENMEFFLCEVCGNIVLNSAPDKCSICNAPASKFRKID; this is encoded by the coding sequence ATGAGTACAGAAAAAAATTTAAAAGAAGCTTTTGCTGGGGAATCCCAGGCAAATCGTAAATACCTGGCCTTTGCAAAAAAAGCTGATGAAGATGGTTACGGCACAGTAGCCAAGTTATTCAGGGCAACTGCTGAAGCAGAAACAATTCATGCCCATGCCCATTTAAGAATATTAGGCGAAATCAAATCTACAAGGGAAAATCTCCAGGCTGCAGTTGAAGGTGAAACATATGAATTCACTAAGATGTATCCAGATTTTATTGAAGAAGCCGAAAAGGAAGGCCACAAGCAGGCGCAAAAGTCATTTGAACTTGCCAATGAAGCAGAAAAGGTCCATGGAGACTTGTTTAAAAAGGCATTAGAAAATATTGACCAGAAGGAAAACATGGAATTCTTCCTTTGTGAAGTATGCGGAAACATTGTTTTAAACAGTGCACCTGATAAATGTTCTATTTGTAATGCCCCTGCAAGTAAATTTAGAAAGATAGATTAA
- the ablA gene encoding lysine 2,3-aminomutase, with translation MMKTFANGKEHNSIKIWRHVPLEKWNSWQWQLKNRITSIHELKEVINLTRKEEEGINRALESLRMAITPYYASLMDPNDPTCPVRRQAVPVSLELQDGEYDLEDPLNEDIDSPVPGLTHRYPDRVLFLVTDQCSMYCRHCTRKRLAGTHDKSMPSKQIEDALEYIRQTPMIRDVILSGGDSLCISDKKLDYLLGKLREISHVEIIRIGTRTPVVMPQRITSNLCNTIKKHHPVYLNTHFNHSKEITEAAVSACSMLADAGIPLGNQTVLLKGVNDCPYIIKELNHKLLQMRIRPYYIYQCDLSSGLEQFRTSVAKGIEIIELLRGHTSGLAVPTYVVDAPGGGGKIPVMPQYLISQSDEKVILRNYEGVITAYTEPKNKTSSCEACEECQYSPRSTMVGIEKLLNNRKLNLVPRGNLREKRKERFH, from the coding sequence ATGATGAAGACTTTCGCCAATGGAAAAGAACACAACTCTATAAAAATATGGAGACATGTTCCTTTAGAGAAATGGAATAGCTGGCAGTGGCAGCTAAAAAACCGCATCACATCTATTCATGAATTAAAAGAAGTTATAAACCTCACCAGGAAAGAAGAGGAAGGCATTAACAGGGCCCTTGAAAGCTTGAGGATGGCTATTACACCATATTATGCTTCTCTTATGGATCCCAATGATCCTACCTGTCCTGTAAGAAGACAGGCAGTACCGGTGTCTTTGGAATTACAAGACGGGGAATATGACCTTGAGGACCCACTCAATGAGGATATAGATTCCCCTGTGCCTGGCCTAACTCATAGATATCCTGACAGGGTATTATTTCTTGTAACTGACCAGTGTTCAATGTACTGTAGGCATTGTACCCGTAAACGCCTTGCAGGAACCCATGATAAATCCATGCCCTCTAAACAAATAGAAGATGCACTAGAATACATTCGCCAGACCCCCATGATCCGTGATGTTATATTGTCAGGTGGGGATAGCCTTTGTATATCCGACAAAAAATTAGACTATTTACTGGGAAAATTACGGGAGATATCTCATGTAGAAATAATAAGGATTGGCACTAGAACACCTGTTGTCATGCCCCAGCGTATTACCAGTAATTTGTGTAATACTATTAAGAAACACCATCCAGTTTATCTAAATACACACTTTAACCATTCTAAAGAGATTACTGAAGCAGCAGTTAGCGCCTGTTCAATGCTTGCTGATGCCGGTATTCCCCTGGGAAACCAAACTGTGCTCTTAAAAGGCGTTAATGACTGCCCTTATATTATTAAAGAACTAAACCATAAGCTTCTTCAAATGCGGATTAGACCATACTACATATATCAATGTGACCTGTCATCAGGCCTGGAGCAGTTTAGAACTTCTGTTGCCAAGGGGATTGAAATTATTGAACTTTTGAGAGGTCATACCTCTGGATTAGCTGTACCTACATATGTGGTTGATGCCCCTGGTGGTGGAGGAAAAATACCAGTGATGCCCCAATACCTTATTTCCCAGTCAGATGAAAAAGTCATCTTAAGAAATTATGAAGGGGTAATTACAGCTTATACAGAACCAAAAAATAAAACCAGCAGCTGTGAAGCTTGTGAAGAATGCCAATATTCACCACGCAGTACCATGGTTGGTATTGAAAAACTGCTCAATAACCGTAAATTAAACCTGGTTCCCAGGGGGAACCTAAGAGAAAAACGAAAGGAAAGATTTCACTAA
- a CDS encoding flavodoxin family protein — MAKVVLLSGSPKKNGNTMQIMMECEKTIQENGLETEIISLAGKKIDACIACRKCTELKKCVLDDGLNEILEKVKEAEGFIIGAPVYFGTARGDLMNVIQRIGMVSYGTDRFLSWKVGGPIAIARRGGLSTTYQEMLMFYFINEMIVPGSTYWNIVFGKAPGEALEDKEGVETVKRFAGNVAKLIKKING, encoded by the coding sequence ATGGCTAAAGTAGTATTACTTTCAGGAAGCCCAAAGAAAAATGGTAACACAATGCAGATAATGATGGAGTGCGAAAAAACTATCCAGGAAAATGGGCTTGAAACTGAGATTATATCTCTAGCAGGTAAAAAAATTGACGCCTGTATAGCCTGTAGAAAGTGTACCGAGTTGAAAAAATGTGTTTTAGATGATGGCCTAAATGAAATACTGGAAAAGGTAAAAGAAGCAGAAGGCTTTATTATTGGCGCCCCTGTATATTTTGGCACAGCCAGGGGTGACTTAATGAATGTCATTCAAAGAATTGGCATGGTCTCCTATGGTACCGACAGATTCCTATCCTGGAAGGTAGGAGGACCCATTGCTATTGCACGTCGTGGAGGTTTATCTACTACATATCAAGAGATGCTCATGTTTTATTTTATAAATGAAATGATTGTACCAGGCTCCACCTACTGGAATATAGTTTTTGGAAAAGCACCCGGCGAGGCCCTTGAGGATAAAGAAGGAGTGGAAACGGTAAAAAGATTTGCCGGTAATGTGGCGAAGCTGATAAAAAAGATAAATGGATAA
- a CDS encoding trimethylamine methyltransferase family protein, with protein sequence MKRNLRAGMEGFSGFGLSGLTNDELYEIHLASLEILQHTGIKVESEEALEIFDGGGAIVDKNTKAVKFSPYIVEDAIRSAPSKILLAGRNPKNDVVLEGKRVHFTNFGEGLMVIDPYTGEYRPSTKKDVANSALLADALDGIDVYERAVDARDAYAEVGVLHEAEAFLPNTTKPCFMGPGNARLAEKLLEMVALVAGGKDKLKDRPLISFIACPSSPLQLCNHCCEVIIYAARTGVPMNILSMAMAGASSPITLAGTLAAHNVEVLGGLILHQMTSKGAPAIYGSSSTIMDLRHATAPVGAPELGMINAGVAKLAQYYLLPSFVAGG encoded by the coding sequence TTGAAACGCAACTTAAGAGCTGGAATGGAAGGTTTCTCTGGTTTTGGCTTAAGTGGACTTACGAATGATGAATTGTATGAAATTCATTTAGCTAGTTTAGAGATTCTACAGCATACCGGAATTAAAGTCGAGTCTGAAGAAGCTTTAGAGATTTTTGATGGTGGTGGTGCAATTGTTGATAAAAATACTAAGGCTGTGAAATTTTCACCCTATATAGTAGAAGATGCCATTAGATCTGCCCCAAGTAAAATACTATTAGCTGGAAGAAACCCCAAAAACGATGTTGTACTTGAAGGCAAAAGAGTACATTTTACTAATTTTGGTGAGGGATTAATGGTAATTGACCCTTACACCGGAGAATACAGACCTTCAACCAAAAAGGATGTGGCAAATTCCGCTTTATTAGCTGACGCTTTAGATGGTATAGATGTCTATGAAAGGGCTGTGGATGCAAGAGATGCATATGCTGAAGTAGGGGTATTGCATGAAGCGGAGGCTTTTTTACCTAATACTACAAAACCATGCTTTATGGGTCCCGGAAATGCAAGGTTAGCCGAAAAGTTATTAGAAATGGTTGCCCTTGTTGCTGGTGGCAAAGACAAATTAAAGGACAGACCATTGATAAGTTTTATTGCCTGCCCAAGCAGCCCTTTGCAGCTTTGTAATCATTGCTGTGAGGTGATTATTTATGCAGCCAGAACAGGGGTGCCCATGAATATATTATCCATGGCAATGGCAGGTGCTTCCTCTCCTATTACCTTAGCCGGAACACTTGCTGCACATAACGTTGAGGTTCTAGGAGGTTTGATTCTGCATCAAATGACCTCCAAGGGTGCACCGGCAATATATGGCAGTTCATCTACCATAATGGATCTTAGGCATGCTACAGCCCCAGTGGGAGCTCCCGAGTTAGGTATGATAAATGCAGGAGTTGCTAAACTGGCACAATACTATCTTCTGCCTAGCTTTGTAGCTGGAGGATAG
- the speB gene encoding agmatinase, with amino-acid sequence MEENKLWGGLNKPNLKPQEADVTIIGLPFDEASSYRKGSALAPQRLRDISYHIPPSTEDGQPISGLSLVDIGDWSPLGLGQENYFMQVEEKAAGLFGNTFPIFIGGDHSVTIPILRAVNKVYSEPVGIVHLDAHLDLCSILEGNSLSHGCTLRRGLELDSFSLENTYFIGIRSFETQELDFIKDKKINIYNSRQIFEKGAIGIAKHVSEKLSALQKVYLTIDIDVLDPAFAPGTGTPKSGGISSRELLEMLRVLSELPLIGMDIVELSPPLDCSDITAFAAQRTITEILGHLAKKL; translated from the coding sequence ATGGAAGAAAATAAACTATGGGGAGGTCTTAATAAACCTAACCTCAAGCCCCAGGAAGCAGATGTAACAATTATTGGGCTCCCATTTGATGAGGCCAGCAGCTATAGAAAAGGCTCAGCCCTGGCTCCTCAAAGACTGAGAGACATTTCATATCATATCCCTCCATCTACAGAGGATGGTCAGCCCATATCAGGCCTTTCCCTTGTGGACATTGGGGACTGGTCACCTTTAGGATTAGGTCAAGAGAATTATTTTATGCAGGTAGAAGAAAAAGCTGCTGGGTTGTTTGGTAATACATTTCCCATTTTTATTGGTGGAGATCATTCAGTTACAATTCCCATACTAAGGGCTGTCAATAAGGTATACAGCGAACCTGTAGGTATAGTCCACCTGGATGCCCACCTGGATTTGTGCAGCATATTGGAAGGAAACAGCTTATCCCATGGCTGTACACTTAGAAGGGGGCTGGAGCTTGACTCCTTTTCATTAGAAAATACATATTTTATTGGCATTAGATCCTTTGAAACACAAGAATTAGACTTTATCAAGGACAAAAAAATCAATATATATAATTCTCGACAGATTTTTGAAAAGGGAGCAATTGGCATTGCCAAGCATGTATCTGAAAAACTGTCTGCACTGCAAAAGGTTTATTTAACAATTGATATTGATGTATTAGATCCTGCCTTTGCACCGGGAACTGGAACTCCCAAATCAGGTGGTATTAGCTCCCGGGAACTACTTGAAATGCTGAGAGTTTTATCTGAGCTTCCCCTCATTGGCATGGACATTGTGGAGCTTTCGCCACCCCTGGACTGTTCAGATATCACAGCTTTTGCAGCTCAAAGAACCATAACAGAAATTCTCGGACATTTAGCTAAAAAGCTTTAA
- a CDS encoding sigma-54 interaction domain-containing protein: protein MTNVLDFRNKEFFIFSQNLKFKEALAQVLIDPIKSYALCIEDGKVMAVYSTHKLMASFIMCSKINEHTEINQIATGEEFTVVNKKEVESKLSQLENGKLIVVVNEHQYPIGIIKKPEILKHYSELLQQLEQRNHFYQKIINSFEEEILITDKDGFVRFLNPESARVCGVKIEDVLNKHVAHLEQEKIISSSITMKVLSTKRKENSLQKLKNGTTVLATGVPVFDEDMNLVYVICTSKNVQEINKLHEEIAKKDNELKHKNQEIKMLRERIYIEDKFVCESEEMKHIKETIMKIAPTSVTVMVQGESGVGKEVITRLLHDLSHRNKYPLVKVNCGLIPENLLESELFGYESGAFTGANQKGKTGKFELAQKGTLFLDEIGEMSLGLQVKLLEFLQDREIIRVGGTKRIKIDTRVIVATNRDLKAMVKAKKFRQDLFYRLNVIPIKVPPLRERTADIIPLTEFFLNRLNKQYNTNKKLSFEVIQILHKYEWPGNVRELMHVLERLVLTSNSEIISDELISGVLTGEIMSKGRVICSGLFPLKEAKRDLEMQMVSTAYELYKSTYKAAKVLQIDQSTVVKILKKYKQ from the coding sequence ATGACTAATGTTCTTGATTTTAGAAACAAGGAGTTTTTTATATTTTCCCAAAATTTAAAATTTAAGGAAGCCCTAGCTCAAGTTTTAATTGATCCAATAAAGAGCTATGCATTATGTATTGAAGACGGGAAAGTTATGGCGGTGTACTCAACACATAAGCTCATGGCAAGTTTTATAATGTGTTCAAAAATAAATGAACATACAGAAATAAATCAAATAGCAACCGGTGAGGAGTTTACTGTAGTTAATAAAAAAGAAGTTGAAAGTAAACTCAGTCAATTAGAAAATGGGAAATTAATTGTTGTTGTTAATGAACATCAATACCCAATTGGGATCATTAAAAAACCAGAAATTTTAAAACATTATAGTGAACTATTGCAACAGCTAGAGCAGAGAAATCATTTCTATCAAAAAATTATTAATTCCTTCGAGGAGGAAATTTTAATCACTGATAAAGATGGTTTTGTTCGATTTTTAAATCCTGAATCAGCAAGAGTATGTGGAGTAAAGATTGAAGATGTCCTTAATAAACATGTTGCACATCTTGAACAAGAAAAAATTATTTCTTCTAGTATTACAATGAAAGTTCTTAGTACTAAGAGAAAAGAAAATAGTTTACAAAAATTAAAAAATGGAACCACCGTCCTTGCTACTGGAGTTCCTGTATTTGATGAAGATATGAATTTAGTCTATGTAATTTGCACCTCTAAAAATGTTCAGGAAATAAACAAACTACATGAAGAAATTGCGAAGAAAGATAATGAATTAAAGCACAAGAATCAGGAAATCAAAATGCTCCGAGAGAGAATATATATTGAAGATAAGTTTGTTTGCGAAAGTGAAGAAATGAAGCACATTAAAGAAACGATTATGAAAATAGCACCAACTAGTGTAACAGTAATGGTGCAGGGTGAATCAGGCGTGGGAAAAGAAGTTATTACTAGATTACTACATGACTTAAGTCATAGAAATAAATATCCTTTAGTTAAGGTAAACTGTGGATTGATCCCAGAAAACTTATTAGAATCAGAACTTTTCGGGTACGAAAGTGGAGCTTTTACCGGTGCTAATCAAAAAGGTAAAACTGGTAAATTTGAACTTGCACAAAAGGGAACTTTATTTCTGGATGAAATTGGGGAAATGTCTTTAGGCCTACAGGTAAAGCTTTTAGAATTTTTACAGGACCGAGAGATAATTAGAGTTGGCGGAACAAAAAGAATCAAAATAGATACCCGTGTCATTGTAGCGACTAACAGGGATCTGAAAGCTATGGTGAAAGCAAAAAAATTTCGTCAAGATTTATTTTATAGGCTTAATGTTATTCCAATAAAAGTTCCTCCTTTAAGAGAACGAACAGCTGATATTATACCTCTGACAGAGTTTTTCTTGAATAGATTAAATAAACAATATAATACAAACAAGAAGCTATCTTTCGAAGTTATACAAATTCTGCATAAGTATGAGTGGCCTGGAAATGTTAGAGAGTTAATGCACGTATTAGAAAGATTGGTCTTGACCAGTAATAGTGAAATTATAAGTGATGAATTGATATCAGGAGTGCTAACTGGGGAGATTATGTCAAAGGGTAGGGTCATTTGTAGTGGGCTTTTTCCTCTAAAAGAGGCCAAGAGGGATTTGGAAATGCAAATGGTGTCTACGGCATACGAACTATATAAATCTACCTACAAAGCAGCAAAAGTTCTGCAAATCGACCAATCCACCGTAGTTAAAATTCTAAAAAAGTATAAGCAATGA
- a CDS encoding cobalamin B12-binding domain-containing protein, giving the protein MGKSTIIDEAIESIFKFDENAAIEIAKKGLNEGLDPIELLTEGFSVGIRKVGDLFGRGQVFLPELMLSAEVMKKVTELCDEAVRTKGSESRKKGLMIMATVEGDVHDIGKGIVISLIKTQGIEVIDLGRDVPVSKIIEKALSYKADLIGTSALLTTTLMEQKKLEDELKKHNVRERFKTLVGGAPATQRWADRIGADAFGEDAADAVKKALELLKLE; this is encoded by the coding sequence ATGGGTAAAAGTACAATAATAGATGAAGCAATTGAAAGTATATTTAAGTTCGATGAGAATGCTGCTATTGAAATTGCTAAAAAGGGTTTGAATGAAGGCTTGGATCCCATAGAATTACTTACAGAAGGTTTTAGTGTAGGCATACGAAAAGTTGGTGACCTCTTTGGGCGGGGCCAAGTTTTTCTTCCAGAACTTATGCTGTCTGCTGAGGTGATGAAAAAAGTCACAGAATTATGTGATGAGGCTGTTAGAACGAAAGGTAGTGAAAGTAGAAAAAAGGGACTTATGATTATGGCAACTGTTGAGGGAGATGTCCATGATATTGGTAAGGGTATTGTAATCTCACTAATTAAGACCCAAGGCATTGAGGTTATTGATTTAGGGAGAGATGTTCCAGTATCTAAGATTATTGAAAAGGCTCTAAGTTATAAAGCGGATTTAATAGGAACATCCGCACTTTTGACTACCACTTTAATGGAACAAAAGAAACTGGAGGATGAATTAAAGAAACACAATGTCCGTGAAAGATTTAAAACTTTAGTTGGGGGAGCCCCTGCCACTCAGCGCTGGGCTGATAGAATCGGTGCGGATGCTTTTGGAGAAGATGCTGCTGATGCAGTAAAAAAGGCTTTGGAGCTGTTGAAACTAGAGTAA
- a CDS encoding DUF3784 domain-containing protein — protein sequence MDIERQLILAGDEIILIFTGLLVCFLGYLIWIKQKLGLLAGYKERFIKDKKGLSSFMGKWLFTIGIITILIPLGIRIFNQHVWWLYASIILIAAIRIYIRMPYYLRKK from the coding sequence TTGGATATTGAAAGACAACTTATTCTTGCTGGAGATGAGATTATTCTCATATTTACAGGCTTATTAGTATGTTTTTTGGGGTACCTAATCTGGATCAAGCAAAAGCTTGGATTACTTGCTGGTTATAAAGAGCGATTTATTAAAGACAAAAAGGGCTTAAGCAGTTTCATGGGCAAATGGCTTTTTACTATAGGGATTATAACAATCCTAATTCCTCTGGGAATAAGAATTTTTAACCAACACGTATGGTGGTTGTATGCCTCTATTATACTAATTGCAGCAATACGTATATATATTAGAATGCCATATTACTTGCGCAAAAAATAA
- a CDS encoding flavodoxin family protein has product MNILGIACSPRPRGNSTILLDTALEYLAQAGNKTETVSLRELDFKPCIGCEACSKTGKCIFKDDLVSLFQKIEDADKIIIAAPVFSMNINALAKAMVDRAQMYWARKYVLKHADKPTRPGMFISTAGMNLQGVHDCSRKTIKYFYKMLDVEYKLDFLVSKVDAPGEILSKPEKLSELKEILKAF; this is encoded by the coding sequence ATGAATATTTTAGGTATTGCCTGCAGCCCCAGGCCCAGGGGTAACAGTACAATTTTGCTGGATACAGCACTTGAATATTTGGCCCAGGCTGGAAACAAGACTGAAACTGTCAGCTTGAGAGAATTAGATTTTAAGCCTTGCATAGGCTGTGAAGCATGTTCCAAGACAGGCAAATGTATATTCAAGGATGATCTGGTGAGCCTTTTTCAAAAGATAGAGGATGCAGATAAAATAATAATAGCAGCACCAGTTTTTTCTATGAATATTAATGCCCTGGCCAAGGCCATGGTTGACAGGGCCCAAATGTACTGGGCCAGAAAATACGTTTTAAAGCATGCTGATAAGCCAACAAGGCCAGGCATGTTTATCTCAACTGCCGGCATGAATCTCCAGGGTGTACATGACTGTTCCAGAAAAACCATCAAGTATTTTTACAAAATGCTGGATGTGGAATATAAATTAGACTTTCTTGTAAGCAAGGTTGACGCACCAGGCGAAATTCTCTCTAAACCTGAGAAATTAAGTGAGCTTAAAGAAATACTTAAAGCTTTTTAG
- the ablB gene encoding putative beta-lysine N-acetyltransferase gives MKIEEIIFDKETKTKFYGKLHGVLFNKTNEDFQVSEFLDYTNERIKVLDYEYSKLSSLIDYLDFMGKENNLSKILFNAREKDWEKLQAAGYLLEGQMRTYFKGSPVFCMSRFMTSKRQTSNTIHKENEIIENILKSKVKPLKGVLPPTGYSVKTAAKTDITELIKLYDEVFSTYPTPLKDPAYLDMVMDNNVIFKTILWKGKIVSAASAEMDLKNLNAEITDCATHPRFRSNGLVSVLISELEKEMASRGIITLYSLTRALSKGMNIVFYKFGYNQQGKFINNCHICNNFENMNLWAKELVLLH, from the coding sequence ATGAAAATTGAAGAGATAATTTTTGATAAGGAAACTAAAACAAAATTTTATGGGAAACTCCATGGAGTGCTTTTTAATAAAACAAATGAAGATTTTCAGGTATCTGAGTTTCTTGACTATACTAATGAACGTATCAAGGTGCTAGATTATGAGTATTCTAAACTATCTTCTCTAATAGATTACCTGGATTTCATGGGAAAGGAAAATAACCTAAGCAAAATTCTGTTTAATGCACGAGAAAAGGATTGGGAGAAGCTTCAAGCTGCAGGTTATTTATTAGAAGGTCAAATGAGAACCTACTTTAAAGGCAGCCCTGTATTCTGCATGTCCAGGTTTATGACTTCTAAAAGACAAACAAGTAATACAATACATAAAGAAAATGAAATCATTGAAAATATTTTAAAAAGCAAGGTTAAGCCGTTAAAAGGGGTGCTTCCTCCAACCGGTTATTCTGTTAAGACAGCTGCAAAAACTGATATAACTGAACTTATAAAATTATATGATGAGGTTTTTAGTACTTATCCAACTCCTTTAAAGGATCCAGCCTACTTAGATATGGTAATGGACAATAATGTTATCTTTAAAACCATCCTTTGGAAAGGGAAGATTGTTAGTGCAGCGTCAGCAGAAATGGATTTAAAAAATCTAAATGCTGAGATAACTGACTGTGCCACACATCCAAGGTTTAGGAGCAATGGCCTTGTTAGCGTACTAATAAGTGAACTTGAAAAAGAAATGGCTAGTCGTGGTATTATTACACTTTATAGTCTTACCAGAGCCTTATCAAAGGGAATGAATATAGTTTTTTATAAATTTGGCTATAACCAGCAGGGAAAATTTATAAATAATTGCCATATATGTAATAATTTTGAGAATATGAACTTGTGGGCGAAAGAGCTTGTTTTACTTCATTAG
- a CDS encoding heparan-alpha-glucosaminide N-acetyltransferase: MSQAMNMGRVGEIDFFRGIALILMIFFHIIWDLNEFYNFPIEYSTGIVFIIGKAAAYLFIIITAISCSFSKNNRKRGMKILAVAMVITLATYIYDPQVFIAFGILHFLGVSVLLYPVYRKLNNSLLLLTGTIMILVGQAILTIPMSHDYLLFIGLTSPSYYALDYYPLLPYSGLFLYGIFLARILYPEKRSLFRINLENNPVSMIGKKTLIIYLLHQPVILAVLYILQPGGRFFWLVFG; encoded by the coding sequence ATGTCTCAAGCAATGAATATGGGCAGGGTAGGGGAAATAGATTTTTTCAGGGGAATTGCTTTAATCCTTATGATTTTTTTTCATATCATCTGGGATTTGAATGAGTTTTATAATTTCCCTATTGAATACAGCACAGGTATTGTCTTTATCATAGGCAAGGCTGCAGCCTATCTGTTTATTATTATCACTGCCATTTCCTGCAGCTTCAGCAAGAACAACCGGAAGCGGGGAATGAAAATCCTGGCTGTTGCCATGGTCATTACCCTTGCAACATACATTTACGATCCGCAGGTATTTATTGCCTTTGGCATACTTCATTTCCTGGGAGTAAGTGTTCTATTATATCCTGTTTATAGAAAACTAAACAATTCTCTGCTGCTGCTGACTGGAACAATAATGATCCTGGTAGGACAGGCTATTTTAACAATACCCATGTCCCATGACTACTTACTATTTATTGGGCTTACCTCCCCCAGCTATTATGCCCTTGATTACTATCCACTCCTTCCCTATTCAGGCCTGTTTTTATATGGTATATTTCTAGCACGTATACTTTATCCTGAAAAAAGGAGTCTTTTCAGAATAAATCTGGAAAACAATCCTGTTTCAATGATTGGCAAAAAAACTTTAATAATCTATCTGCTGCATCAGCCTGTCATCCTGGCAGTGCTATATATCCTCCAACCAGGGGGACGGTTCTTCTGGCTAGTTTTTGGTTAG